The genomic interval atatatatatatatatatatatatatatatatatatatatatatatatatatatatatatatatatatatatatatatatatatatatatatatatatatatatatatatatatatatatatatatatatatatatatatatatatatatatatatatatatatatatatatatatatatatatatatatatatatatatatatataatcgtaGATAAATAGTGAACTGATTCTTCATTACTGAGTAAAGTGATGATAACACAATTGTGCGTCTAGTTATACAAGGTTACACCTTTCTTCCAGGCACCAAGTGCGCGTCCCAAGGCAGTGATGGTGCCGTACGGTGGGGAGATCGGAGAGTCACGGGGCGCTCCCTTTGATCGTCTTGCTCGACCGCGCGCgcgcacgctcacacacacacacacacacacacacacacacacacacacacacacacacacacacacacacacacacacacacacacacacacacgaggtctACGTATATCTACGTATATTCCTGAGCGCCATCACACACGTGGCGGCCCTGACGAGGCACCGCACACACTCATTCACGCTAATCCGCCGATTCAGGTGAAAAGGAATAGTCTTATAGCCATTTACTACGCCAAATTATGAATAATCTATAAGTATAAAAGTATTCATATCAGTGAAAGTAATATCATAAACCTATACGATTCATAACAATGCCTCAAGTGATCGAATGCAGCAAGACGATTTCTCAGTTTAGAATGTTCAGCAGTCATCTTGTAAAAGACTCCCTAACTGAGGCATTGCAAAATAGAGGTGTTAGTGATACTGCTGCCAGGTCAGAAACATTTGGGAACATTCTCTCATGcagatctttctttttatttacctccATCAAAAAGTTAATGCACTACCCAGGCAACTGTTGGGCCATTACAGAAGCGAGCGACGGTAATCTTTGGGAGTGGGTCTGAGTTCGGGAGTTGGGACCAGAACGGCGTGTGTGGGCCATGGGCTGGAACTTTGAGAGTCTGCACACTGCACACGGATTTAAAGGGGGTGTTTTTCACAACATTCCTTGGTCGTTAACGCGGTTTATCGATACGCTCACACGCCGGGTGAATTCCGGTGGAGTAAAGTGCCAGCTTTCTGATTAAGATGCGGATATTAGGTGGAATATAATAGGGGAGAAAATGGCTGAAGCTCTcttaagaataaaagaacataagaaaatgagggacgCTGCAAGATTCCGTCAGATCTGcacgtggcagttcctgtatCTGCAAGACTACTCAAAAATTGCATAAATTCTAACAGTAAGTTGTAGAAACGTGTTTAAAGTTACTAGGTTCGTCAGATATTAGATATGTAATACCTAACATTGATGTGATAATAACACACAGTAGAATGATCTTCAGTAATTGTTTACATGTGTATGATAATattgtttgtattattattgttggtaaaatgaaatagaaaatacgGTCTGCCTATTAGGAGTGGAGCGATCGTCTTAGTGTTCATGTGTCTAAGAacggcattctctctctctctctctctctctctctctctctctctctctctctctctctctctctctctctctctcgtatcctgATATATCTTAAATGTTCAACAAAAGAGGTAAATACAAGTTCTTTTAATCAGGAAACAAGTTTAAACAAAAACtggttgagaaaagaattagTAAATGAGTGGAGCAGACTTGGCAGCATCGTGGTTAGTCAGTACACGAGGGTAATGGAGGTTAGATGGATTGATGAAAGGTGACGCCAAGTGTTGAGTGTGTTAATTAGTGTTCAGATGCTGCCCTGTGAAGAAGACTAGCTCGTACAAATGTCAGCTGGTCTTTTACTGTccctttacttatttactttttcaatttctttcaaaACAgtcgatgaagaaaaaaatatcgttcacaagaaaaagaatgcATCGTTTCACTAACTTCAATAGTAATAATCATGTTTAAATATTTACCTACATTCACTGCCATAAACTGCAAGGGCAaatgaataactaaaaaaaaaaaaaaaaaaactgaaaatgctTAAAAGTGTTAATATAGATGGTGGTAAATAAAATAACCCATAACGCAATTGACAAATATATTAAACGTACACAGTGAacaggaaatatataaataaaatagtaataaaaaaaagacactaaacGCATAACATATTCTTCCGTcttggaatggagagagagagagagatgagtgagtgaaagacgaggaagaccaggaggaggaggaggaggaggaggaggaggaacaagagcaggacaaagaggaaagggaacaaAAGGAGGTAGCGATAGGGCGCTGCTAAGTGGATTACCTAAGTGGTTtctttttgtccattttttttagCCATACTTGAGCCGTCCAGCTTCatctttggtgtgtttgttgtacTCTTGTGTTTATTGTAGCCAGACgcgacgagaaagaaagaaaggagactaGTTCGCACAATGTCAACtggtcttttatctatttatttttttccttcttcaatttctttcaaAGCAGTCGATGGAGATAAAACAAACTTTGGTGCCATCattccagtaccatgacgcgtttccatattcctcgtggttactatttggtggttttgtacagcttcagaaacttattaaaatagtgaagcgtGTGACCATTGAAATTCTGATCTCCAtggacgcttcctaatgtcaataaaatggtctagtcgtacacaaatctctagtgtcccagtattgaaaagtGCTAATGCGAATGGATTTATCGTGTTGTGGGGactagatgtaaaaaaaaactggttgAAAGcatagaaagggaagaagaaaaaaaagaggataaaatggACAATTTACTTCAGTTTCTCGCAGATTTGCTTATCATTTTGTcagaattacataaaaaaaaaaaatgttgattgaCGAAGAAAGATGTAAGTATGAATTAATTGCTTgcttaatacaaaaaaaaaaaaagataaaaaggaagtaaaagttGAGCAGAATTTCGATGCATTTTTTATAATAACGTAATATTTTCTAAATAAATGCTTTTTTTGTACTAGAGTTAACTAATTACTTCTGTACCTGCACTAATCCTTATCccctgccttttctttttttttctgtgtgtatgtgtgtgtgtgtgtgtgtgtgtgtgtgtgtgtgtgtgtgtgtgtgtgtgtgtgtgtgtgtgtgtgtgtgtgtgagtgtgtccatGGAGACCTTTTTACCCCTTGAACCTTATTATAGAGATCTgaatgttaatgtgtgtgtgtgtgtgtgtgtgtgtgtgtgtgtgtgtgtgtgtgtgtgtgtgtgtgtgtgtgtgtgtccatgtagACCTTTTTACCCTTCAACCTTTTTATAGAGCTTTGAATGTTAACAAAAGACGAAcctaagaaagaagatgaattaCATGATACGTGAATGAGTGAAACGTCTTTTGAGTCTCGAAAGTTTATAAGGTAATGCTTGTATTCATTTTGACCTATAGAAAATCATTAGAATAAAAAACTACCTACCCGAAACGCGGTATTTATACATATGCATTTATCATGATTAAAGTTGAAGGAGGTTATCGCTGCCATCGTTTCAGTAAGCAGGCACCAGTGACTCGTTACCCAATGACATGCTAAGATGAATGCTCGTATTTAGAACGTATTGCCAAACATGTCACGTAACTCACCCCTTAATGAATCGGAGGGGGaagaaagacgtgtgtgtgtgtgtgtgtgtgtgtgtgtgtgtgtgtgtgtgtgtgtgtgtgtgtgtgatgaaatgaCACGTGATGTGCCCTTGATACAGGCTAAGCAGAATTATATATGAGTTTGCGTTATAACGGTGTATTGCTAAACTTTGTCCATCATggctacttaaaaaaaaaataatagaaaaataactgtGTTGACCATAGTTAtctacatacgtacacacatatataagtaATATAAACTACCTTTCCTCGTTCCACATTTTACCGTGTCTTTTCAGAATGTAAGGCGTGGATGTAAAAGAGTCAGCGAGCGGCTTTCTGATGCAGCGAGGCGCGTTCAGAATCTTGAGTCACGGTTCACGGAAGCAGAAGAGTTGTGCGCAGAGTTCCCATTCCTCGCATGCAAATTGTGCCAGGCgacgcttcacacacacacacacacacacacacacacacacacacacacggtggcgtGGTGAATAAGATGGTGaacatgggatcgggcagacgtccaccaCATaacgctttgaagctatgcaaTTTGTCGAGTGtgttaaagttacctacatgtcaccatgatacacaggttctatgtggttacaccaaagaggtccttgggtggtgatatgggccctaatttgggtgccactataaataaaattgcctgcaccactaatgggtggaagcttaacagcgcttcccacatatactgtttaagtatacctacaggcactataggccataacacacacacacacacacacacacacacacacacacacacacacacacacacacacacacacacacacacacacacacacacacacacacacacacacacacacacacacacacacaccagttagcTCCCCCGAAAAGGAAAACTATAGAAACGTGTATTTGTGCGTACACTTGCTAATAGTATGTCTAATTGAGCTAGATTTTAAAGACgggtagaaaagaaataacccTTCAAAAACAGAGATAGATGACTGAAATGGATTGAGTAACCAAGCTGTTAGTGCTGAGTTAAGGGAGATTATAAAAAGAgactacaaagaaagaaaaagtggattAGGATACTGAATGGATATATAGGTTGGCATATTTCATTCAAAGAGCGCCATAAGCAAATCTCTTAGTTTCCCGCAGTTCTCCTAATAACCTTATGTTCTAGTCTGGGCATCATATGGGTCATTTACTCGTATACCAAAatatgttgtctttttttttttcctttttttctaatttgaaGAAGAAAGTGTGTCACCTAGAaccgaatgaaggaagggagaaaatagaaCAGTGAaaattaatgtctctctctctctctctctctctctctctctctctctctctctctctctctctctctctctctctctctctctctctctctctctctctctctctctctctctctctctctctctctctctctctctctctctctctctctcgtattcatgATTTGTATCTCAGCAacgtttttctcttatattatgACAAAGTTAAATCTTATGTGGTGGAGGAACAGGACTAGTATTCTTACACGCTCTGTTCTTGTCAGGACTCCCAGAAGAtcacagaaaaataatgagttCCCTTAGGTGATGGTGCCCACTATTGATGCAGAACCTTTGTGAAAATATTAGTAGTCatacaaacactcttgaaaaatagGAGTAATTTTCATTAGAGCCAGTTAGAAAGAGTATAGAGACAGAGCGGCggaacatttaaccccttcagtaccaagacacgttttcatatttattttgcttactatttggtgattttatgtaacttcagaaacttacatgggggttaaaatagtgaagagtctggccattaatctcaatagacccttcctaatgtcaataaaatcgtctaattatacacaaaactcgtagtaaaaatgcgtcccagttctgaaAGGGTTGAGAATAGGAGTGGGTTGTGAAGACGACACCCATGCAGGTGGCGTGCGTGAATATTGGTGAGGCAGGGAAGGTGCGAGGCATGTTATATAATACAGGCGAGATTAATGAACGAAATTGCTTCATTTGACCTCTTTAatagttctttcttttatgaCATTGTACTTCATATTTACACAGTAATATCCTTGTATGGTACATTAtgttcattatatttatttcttatttgtctatttttgtatCTACACGTATATATTCTTAggtgtttatttatctctatccttatctatctgtctgtctgtctgtctgtctgtcttgtctgtctatttgtctgtcacagtttgtctatttatctatctatttaactatTATATTTAGTCTCTTTGATATAAAAAGAATCACTCCCTTTCTTAAACAGAGGGGAGTGAGTGCGGGTTGAGGTACACAAGACAGGAATGACCGTCGCTGCCAAACACTACAAGGAACTTAGTAACCTGTCGAGTTTTGAACGTTCGTTAGGTATTACCAGACTTTCTTATTGTCTTCTCCTATTAGAGTTTTCCGGTCTAATAGGTGTCTGCGGCCGCGGTCCATGCATATACACGCACATttattatatacacacaaatacgTAGAGTTTGAACCGCGCTcacgatgaaaagaaaagtacgtAAATGCAGATTTCTTTCACCGTGTAGGTTTGTATGTAATGCCTTAATGAGATACGATGGCTCTGTACAGGTGAACAGATAGGAACAGCTCGCCGTGGTCTTATTGTATGTGAAAAAAGGAGCCAGACAAAAGGTAGAAAAATGTGTTTGAAAAAGTTGCCGGTAAGTTGCTGCTCTcgagaaaataattaatgagaCTTATAAAACAGAGGTCAATTTACTACTAGAAAAGTCTTCAATTGAATCAGtaggaataaatgagagagagagagagggaattagAGAGTTCCGGAATTTACCAGTGAAATGAATGGTGGAATGAGGATGTTAGTTAACTTTTGCATCCTTTTGACCATGAACTTCATAAACAAAAGTGATAACATAATAATGCTGAGCGGCGCGCGACCACGAACGCGTGACATGAGAGAGCAGTGCCTGGTTTTGCCACGGATTGTGAAAATATCCACacgaaaatatacatatacacagggAGTAATGCCAGACTGCAGGCGTTAATAGAATCACCTTCCCTGGTTCATGACTATATATCACAGAAGTCTGGCTGAGTGGAGACGCGTGAGAGGCGGTGAGTGTGTCGAGGTGTGAAGGACTAAGACTAAATGACcaacagtgagtgagtgtgagtgagcgtGACACTGATGGCTTGGTGAATGGGTGACGATGAGGATGAGTTTTGATTGGCTTAACTAACACCACAAGTACACTACTAAATATTTACATCTTTCTTGTGTATTATTCTTTGGTCAGACAAGAGGAAACTGTTGCGGTACACACTGACCGCCACACTGCTGGCGGCACGGCGGCTCACCGACATTGACGCCTGATGCATCTTTGACCGCCACGCAGACACTCCCTCGCAGAAATGGAGGTCTGGCGTGTCGCGCAGTATTAGGTATTCTTGTACGAGAATAttcaaagaaataaacatacaaCGAAAGAAACGGatcgtgtatgagagagagagagagagagagagagaatggataagGCTAGAGAGCTTACAAGTTTGGCCTCGTCAGCCTTATCACGTACATACAGACATGTCTACACAAGCGATGCCAGGATGCACATGTGCCGTGGCCCACATTGAAACACCACTGCAAGGCTCATGGAAGCAACGCAAGGAGAGCGTGCTAAATCCGCCACTGAGCTGATTAGCATGTTATGCGTCAAAGTGGTGGCCTTTCTGCCTTCAGTCAGAGATGTAATGCTGCTGGTGGCGCCAGCAAACTCTATATTTCAGCAGTGTCCTTTCATCTAGTTATTCATGCACTAACATATGCACTGACTATTACATTTTGatttgaaattctctctctctctctctctctctctctctctctctctctctctctctctctctctctctctctctctctctctctctctctctctctctctctctctctctctctctctctctctcaaccgcaTATGTTTTTAAGTTTAAAAAGTTGTCTTTTGTAGCAGACAGTATTGCCCGGTGCGAAATGCTTCGGTGGTGTCACGCAACGACcgttttgttattttcgttCCATAGATATCCACCACGCAATGGGTTCAGGTACAGCTAGGCATTGACAAACATGTACAAACAACTGTAGAGGCTTTATACCGGGCATTGCCTGCAGTATTCTCGAACGGTGCAGTGAAACTGTGTCGTGCACGTGGGATGAGCGAGGCAATACATTCTTCAGCCTCATCATCGAAACCTGAGCTAGAAGTGCTTCAGTAAGCCATTCATCCTCTGCAAGCTTCATGAAGGAGACCTCGGCTGTCTCCCGGCAGGCGGGACCTAATGTCTTGATAAGTCATGCTTGCAAAGCTTTCTCCGACACTCCTACAGGAAGACTCCGGGTAGCCAACCCTCTTTGTTAGTATTCTTTTTGGCATATCCACAAGCTACATTCTGGCTTTTCCATAGGTTGGTGATGCTGTTAAGGGCACGAAGGCCTCGGCGACAGTCTGTTTACCCTTCCACGACGTCCGAGATGAGGCAGCTGCTCGGCGTCCATACAAGCTCCTTGATCTTTTCCCTGAGGGCGCTGATGTCGCCTCGCGTGTGAAAGGTTGGGTCGCACGTCCCGTGCTCCTGCAGGTTCTGCATGCACTTGAGGAATTCCTGCAGAAGGGAAGTATAATTTTCTGAAGTTTTACGCTAAATGTTTTAATataagtaacattttttttggccgCCTGTTATATTTTGAGCGATGCGgcaagagggaagaagatgctatttttttttacttcttcgtctttcattATGTCCCACTTGTCAGACTATCCTAATTACGTGTTCGTGCAATTGTATTCTTTTCAACACTTACCTTCCTGAAGTGACACTTGACGACTGCCCTGTCGCTGTCTGGCCCCGTGGTGAAGAGGCCCACTCTGGTGCCGCAGCTCTtcaggtagtggtagtgacacGCCTCCTTCCCGCTCACTGCACGCCAAGGTAGTAAtttgaaaagggagaaaaaaacgtTCATAAGATAAAGGTAAGGAGAAGAGGCTGACAGTAGCATATACAACAAAAGTGAGAGTGATCAAGTATTTCTCGTTATGGAAGATAGATCTAAATAAGAGactgattaaaaaataaataaactgataaagtgAGCTGATCCAGACTTTCTGTAGCAAAGTTTTGGTTCGAACACTTACTCTCAGTGATGTTCTTGAGGAAGCTGTGGATGTCTTCCCGCCTGCCGGAGGCTTCGCTGAGGGCTGCCTCAAGAGCATCAGCACggcacctcctcttcttacgcTTCTTCAGGTTGCTGCACTGACGAAGGGCTTCCAagcacttccttctctcctcccccttcaggCGACGACaacccttctttttcctcttattcctgtttttcctgcttCGCCTTCCTGCTttgtttcttctattcttcttgcCGTTTCTGTTCCTGCGTTCCTCGCTATTGCCTCGCCTTGCGCTGGTGGTCTTGCTTTTGAGCAGTGATGGATCGACTGTGATTCCTGCTTCCGCAAGCATCTCAGGAAAGCTTGGCATGTGAGCCTCACCTTGTAAACTTTCAGAGCGTACATCACTATGCCTCACTCTGTGTCCATCCTCCAACGCTGACCGGCTGCTATGCCTCGTCCCTTCAGAAGTGTAGGTCTCTGATGACGCACTTCCTCCGTCGTGTCCCGCATCTGACTGGTCGTTCGCCAGCCACATCGCCGCCCGCGCGCCCTCCCCATGGTGGTGTCTGTGGgcgtgcctcctcctcccgtttttGTGGCcgctttcctcatcttccactgGCGAGATGCTGCGGCGATCCCGCTCTTCGTCCTTCCTGCAACAACACTCGTTTGTGAGAACGACGTATCCTCActttacgacacacacacacacacacacacacacacacacacacacacacacacacacacacacacacacacacacacacacacacacacacacacacacacacacacacacacacacacacacacacacacagcgactaCATTTGGTAATTTTACGTTACCTTATAGTTAATGTTGCTACTTTCTTGTTGCCTATCTTTCTTGAGTTCCATATGAAGTCATTGTGCTTGCTGGGGTCTTGCTGAGGGAATGGCTGTGATGTCACCGCCAGGAACAGCGTCGCCACCAGTAGCGCCGTGCACAGGAGTCTGGACATGGCTGGAAGACACAGAGAATGGGAGATGTAAACGTGCTAACAATACCAATAGCAGACAGATCAAAACAAACTACATAATATAATcacttaatatttcctgctcAAAAGCTACTATCCACTCTAACTTTTCATTGCTTTAcgaaattttctttcctctattgaCTGTTCgtaatataccaccaccaccactcgcttTCACTCTTTCATGCTTCACCAAcagtctcctccctcttcctcgtccctttgctgctcatatatataaaaaaaatgctttgctGAGACGACACTGGTGACGAAGCCCACTTTTCTCTGCCTGGGCAACGTCCAAGGGGAGAGGTGGACAGCAGAGCCATTACAAATTTTACTTAGGAGAGCGTAATGTAATCCTGAGATCCTAAGGCGGGGCAGGGGAAGCGAGGCCCTTTGTTCGTGGCCCGGGAGATGAGATGGCGTGtcgtaattgagagagagagagagagagagagagagagagagagagagagagagacagggggggGGACAGTGTAAGtaagatagatagctagatagtaGAAATAGTTATAGTTTTAATAGTTCAAGTACTTGTATATGTAGTAACAGAagtattttatattattgtgATTAATTATTTCATGTCATTATTTTCGTTGTGGTtctcattgttgttgctgttgttgttgttgtttatgataatagtagtaatataagtGCAAGTATTAACTGTAGTAACAGCAatagcatagtagtagtagtagtagtagtagtagtagtagtactggtattACTTCTTAAAAAGACAAGACGCATTAACAATTCCAGTAAAGATAGGAAACTTTTTTGCCATTCAGACAGAAATATCTTTAGAACTCACAGGTGTATTGTATTCATTCCCCTCCGCCTCTCCCTTttactattctttcctttcaagcatttttttttcgcttcatttatttcctcttctctcatttttgcattcagtcttcattcttccttccttccccccttcctcatcctcttccttttccctctccatagCTCTGAATCGTAtcatcctcattctcctttcactctcttttttaatattttttcatccttctcgtAAATGCATCGCGCTATCCttctccatttattcttttcttcttcttttttcgtcttttttctcttcctctcagcgCTTCCGAGTTAAGTTCCGTTGTTGCACTGTTGTTAGTTTCTCCCTGTCTTTTCCCTCGTTcgtctcgtctttctttcttttcttcttcctgcttcgtccattctctctctctctctctctctctctctctctctctctctctctctctctctctctctctctcgtccggctcttcccattctttcttccAAACGGACTCAACTGTATCAAAATATCTCGTGCGGGAGTAACGAGGAATGAGAGGAGCTGTCATGCCtaaatacactctctctctctctctctctctctctctctctctctctctctctctctctctctctctctctctctctctctctctctctcggtgttcACCTCGTATTTTTTCCAACAAGTTATCCTGGTGCTTTGTTCGAACACAGTTAGAATCCTTGCTTGTGCTTGTCACGGTgagtttatttttgttcctgcttccctctccgtgtgtgtgtgtgtgtgtgtgtgtgtgtgtgtgtgtgtgtgtgtgtgtgtgtgtgtgtgtttctctcagtCTCATTTTCCTGCAGCCTGCGCCCCTCACGCCTCATCACTTCTCCGCTGACTCACTCCACTACCCGGCCCTCCCTGACCCGCCTAAGTGGCACTCAAGGGATAACTCTCACGCTCAAGGGCCATTGCTGCTGCGGCTTGAGAGGTggcctgttttatttttgtttatctgtgtatCGTCGTCAGCATCTCTTCGTAAACGtgattgtgttgctgtgttttctttttttatttgattcatCGAGTTACACAGCTGGGAATGCACACGTAATTTGAGTTTCTGGGGTAATTCATTggtttttgttcatctttctaatgcaagagtgaactgttcctctctgtttcttcaCGTTGGGatttcctctgcctcttcctgccgttcccttccttcctacgacttgaagtGGTGGGGAGTGTTACTTAATATCACTAATGCTTGATCTTGTTTCCAAtctttcgtctctttccttGGTAAACTCTTGAATTCTCTccctgcttctttctttttttttttttttttaatctcacccttttttttccccttttctgaTTTGGAATTTGGAGGGGCATCTGAAGAATTAAATgtgttctttctat from Portunus trituberculatus isolate SZX2019 chromosome 47, ASM1759143v1, whole genome shotgun sequence carries:
- the LOC123520590 gene encoding uncharacterized protein LOC123520590, with translation MSRLLCTALLVATLFLAVTSQPFPQQDPSKHNDFIWNSRKIGNKKVATLTIRKDEERDRRSISPVEDEESGHKNGRRRHAHRHHHGEGARAAMWLANDQSDAGHDGGSASSETYTSEGTRHSSRSALEDGHRVRHSDVRSESLQGEAHMPSFPEMLAEAGITVDPSLLKSKTTSARRGNSEERRNRNGKKNRRNKAGRRSRKNRNKRKKKGCRRLKGEERRKCLEALRQCSNLKKRKKRRCRADALEAALSEASGRREDIHSFLKNITEMSGKEACHYHYLKSCGTRVGLFTTGPDSDRAVVKCHFRKEFLKCMQNLQEHGTCDPTFHTRGDISALREKIKELVWTPSSCLISDVVEGWSMTK